The DNA window AATTTTTgactgtcttcttcatatacaaggctttcaatttatcccacaTAGGTTTGGCCGAAGTCTCCATTGCTACTTCCCGTAAAACTTCATCGGAGAGATTCAAAATTATGTTGAATCTAGCCTTCTTATCCATATCGGCAAAATTCGTATCCTTTACATATTCTGGCTTGTTTTCAATTCCTTGTATTGCCAAATCAACTCGTCTTGAACAAGaatggcctccatcttgagctgccacatcccgaagttgacattcctgtcgAATTTTTCGACAATCGTCTTTGTTACCAtcattgttgccacaaaatcTGTAATTTGAAACTTGTTTCAAAAACTGATCAAACAAATATGCAAGTCTCGTGAGTGGGGGTCCCACAGAGTAAGCGGACCCACAGGATGAGTGGGCCCCAAGGGGGTAAGCGGGCCCCACAAGGTGAGCGGACCCACGAGATGAACGGGTCCCACAGGATGAACGGGCCCCACGAGATGAACATGTCTGACAAAATATATCAACCAACTCTGCTACCAGTTTGTTATGACTGGCTCaggaataaacaaactaaaattagaacaaaatagGCGGTATAACCGGCCATATAATGATTAGACGGTAGACATCAgtcatataataattaggcggtaaaatcGACCATATAAAAGGGTTGTGGCAAtccaataaaaacaaataataaagcaaaataaaagacaCCAAAATTTACATGGTTCGATCAAATTGatctacgtccacgggcgagggagAAGCAATATTtatactatgaagaagaaaatacAAAAGCCGTAGGAATATTCCTAAATGACACTTACAAAAGGTTTAagaaatattcctaaactcaaaacaagaaaatctaaaatatttgactataAATAGGTTAGATGACCCAAGAAACTAAAAACTCATATAATgctctcttgagtggtgcacTTAAAATCTTCATAGACCCCCCTTATTTATAAGAAACAAAGGGAGCCTTTCCTTGAACTTCAGTCGATATGGGATGAAAAAATTATGCCACAAAAATCAACATTTTGGGTGTTGAATAGTGAACAAATAGCGCAAAAGAAATTCATTGATTTTTAAGATTTAATCCTTGTGCTAAAATTGTTAGTTTAGGATGCAAAGTACTAATGATTGATAGTTGGAGGATGAAAATTACAATTAACCCTATAATTTGGGGGAAATAAAAGTGTCCAAGACTCTGAGATTTGCCTGAGCCGGCTAAGCTGGCTATGAGACCTGCCGCAATTAAAGATGAATATATCTAATGAAAAATCGTGGACTAAGATTCTGCATATGAGACGTGCTGTAATTAAAGATTGAGCAATATAATATCCAGTTACATCATGAACAAACCCATGATTAATTAAAAGGTATTATTGGTCCCGTAAGCATTGGTGTCCCAACACGTCATGGTTGGTAAGGTCGCAGGTCAACAACCCTCTGGGCCGATATTGGGACGTTGACTGCAACCCCCATTTGCTCCGGATCCAGGTTCTAAGGTTAAATGATTTTAACCTTTGACCGACTGAACTTTTGTACTTTTTGTTAAATGATTTTAGTTACTTCTTAGTGCATCCTGTGGGGttttctatcccacatcggaTTGAAAAGAGTAGGTGTTTGGGTAGATAAGTCCCTCGCAGGACTTCAAAAATTGCTGGCTTTTGAAGTTACTGCGGGGATTAGGTTTATTTGCAAAAACATTCTTATTTTCTGTAAGAAAATGTATGGAAACAGTAATCGGAGTACACTTTTGTTTCATTCTTTATCTATAAACACTTTAGCCTTTGTTTCCCCTTTTGAGCTTTCAGAGCAATCTTCCGTAGTACACCGACAGAGCAACAAAATCAGCGTCAGAGACTGACGACTAACAACGTAATCATttcaaatttgacccaaaatttttttttatcgttCAAATTGTACAAAAATGTTGTGTAAATTGAATATTCTTAAAAGATTGTCAAAATATTCTCAAAAGATTATCGTTTGAATATGAAAAAAAGGATAGATGAATGGAGAGAAATTCATTTGAGAGGATCTTAATCCCAAAATTGTTATTAGCACTCAACACAACAGAGCACAAAAACTACTCGCATGGATTCTCCACCACGTAAACACTCAGCTAATTAAATACTCCCAACTGTAAGTAGGCGACCTCAGCTCAGCTGGTTCCGATGTCTCAGGGTGCCAGGCTCCCTATCTTTGACCAGAgattcaaaacacaaaagtcAGATGCAAAACCCAGTTCTGGGACTCTATATCTCCATCGAGCAATACTAAATAGAAACAGCGGCAGCGGCAAAACTATCGTATCGAGATGTTGAACAGGCCGTTAATTTCTGAACCTCAAGAGCAGCAGCGGCAGCCTCTTTCCTTTCCCCCGTCTCTCCTCAATTATCTCTACGTTGGTCACTTCCTAGCCAGATGGGGTGCCAGGTAACATGTCCCCTCATTCTCGTTTCATCATTAGCGAAGCCTTTTCTATCAGGGTTTTGTTTCGTTAAGTTTCAGTCAGAAGAAGCGGCGTGTCATGTCTTGTGTGTTGTTGTATGAGTTGTTGGTTTTCTCGTCTCGTCTTACCGAAACCTGTTATCTCTACTCTTTGGACACTTTTTTTTACCGATTAACTagaataaatatataaataaaacgATTTTCACAAATTTAGTTTACTTTTCTTGATAGGATATGCGACATTCTCGTGGATTTACGTTTAGCATTTCTCAAATACGTTATTTTGAGGATTCGCGCTACTCTTGTGattttcttgtttcttcaaGTCTGTCTTTCCAGTCTTAATTTGGATATTTTAGATGTAGTCCTTTTTCCTACTGCACTTCTTGCGATAATTCTGACTCAATTTGCCAACCTATTGAAATACTTGCACTAAAGTTAGCTTCTCATGAGGGTATATTTTGGTTGCAGAATGTGGGAATTCTCTGTTGGTCTGTACATGATTAATGTCTGGCCGGATTCGCTGGCCCTTGCTGCTGCTTATGGTGTGGTGGAATCTGCCTCCACGGCATTAGTTGGTCCTGTTGTTGGACGGTTGGTTGATAAGTTCACGTACATCAAGGCTCGTTTCAGTCTCTATCTTGAGATGCCTTCTTGATGGTTGATGATGTCATCCTCATTGTAGTATTTGCATGTCAAAATGAAGCAAAGAATTAAGagacttcaaaaaaaaaatttgtaattgCAAAGATTTTTGGATCAAGTCTAGTATTTGAAAAGGAAAACCTTTAGCTTTGAACCATACACATTCCGAGTGAACAAGATGACTATGGTAAAAAATTATTTGCTGCATGTCCAACCAAAGAATGAAGCCATGTTGTGGAACGGAATTTACCTTGCAGAATCTCTATCATGTAGACTTGTGATTTCTATCTATTATCCACGTCATGCGCTTATCGAAAAACAGCATTTTTAGGGAAAAAACAGCTAATGCTTTTTTACTTCTTGTCCTAGGGAAATGATACTTATTATTCATCTGTTTTTTAACTTGTAGGTTCTTCGACTTTGGTTATTAAGCCAAAATTTCTCCTTTATGATTGCTGGAGGCACTGTGGTTGCACTTCTGCTGTATGAGGATGTGAAGTCAGAAAATTTCATAGTATTTTTGTCGTTTATCCTGTTAATCAATATTTCTGGAGCTGTTGGTGGGCTCTCCACTCTTGCTGGAACCATTCTGGTTGAAAGAGAATGGTGAGTGCGTTAGGTCTTTGATGAACTTATTTCTTCCCAAGACAGTGAATGTAAAGTATGGATGCACTgctgtagtatcttgcattacTCTTTTGTACAATCTGTTGCTAAAATTAGCATATCATCTCACGAGAGTCAAATGATGAACTTGGTTTTGATGTATACCTCATCTTGCTGACCAGTTCAACCAAAGGATAGCACGTTCCTTGAAAGTCGTAGTAATTAATTTAGacatataaaagaaaaagatatgaTATTCACATTTTTCTGCAGGGTGGTTGTGATATCAGAAGGTCAACATCCAGGTGTCCTGACTAAGATGAATGCAACCATTCGAAGGATTGATTTAGTTTGCAAGTTATTTGCTCCTGTAGTCTCTGGTTTCATCATCAGCTTTGTCTCTCTAACTGCTTCAGCTTTAACTCTAGCTATCTGGAATATATTGTCCGTTTGCTTGCAGTATTGGCTTCTAATGTCTGTATACAATGGAATTCCTGCTTTAAGTGAAAGCAGTCAAAAGAGGGTTTATAGATCTCTGCCAACTGATTCGGAAAGAAGCTCCTTGACTGATGAAAGTAGAAACTCTCACTACTTAGGTGATAATGATTTGGAGCCTCTCGACCACGGCTGGATGAGAAAAGTAATCGAACGAATTTCAAGAATCTCTTACTTCAGTGCATGGAAAGTTTATCTAGAGCAAGATGTGGTTCTGCCTGGAATTGCGCTTGCTTTACTCTACTTTACCGTACTTAGGTAAATTCTTTAAGATATTGGCCTTTACAAATTATAGTTGTCTGCATGAATTTATATGTTTTattcatctctctctctccaccCTGCCAATTAAGCTGATAAATATATTTAAGTAATGACCTCTCATATCCAATTTTTTTGTTCACTAAAGATgtcttgtttcttgacttaaAATTACTAAAGGATGTCTCAATAAGAAGAGGGAATGCCTCATTTTGTAATCTTTAGGATCATGAGAGCAATAGTAGGAAGTTTGAGGATGGAATATTTCATGCTTCTGGGTTTAAATGCCAATGTGTCTTCAGGACATAATCCATTGTTGCTTGGCATTTCAGCTTCGGAACTCTAATGACTGCTGCTTTGGTATGGCAAGGCATACCAGCCTATATAATTGGGATTGCACGAGGAATAAGCGCCACGATAGGGATTCTTGCAACTTTTTTGTACCCTGTTTTAGAATCACAGCTTTCAACACTTCGTACAGGTCTCTGGTCAATTTGGTCTCAGGTAGTCAGTTCATTCATAGTTCTTGGAGCTTACAGGGAAACTTTATTGCTTTTATAAGCCTTTTTTTGTGGTGAGTAACTTGCTGATTCCACTCATTAATTTATGGCATTGGATGCTTTATTTATACAGTGGACTTGCCTAGTGGTATGTGTAGCTTCAATTTGGGTCCCGAATAAACTTGGAGCAGCATATTTGCTTATGGGTGGAGTGGCTCTGTCACGTCTTGGACTTTGGATGTTTGATTTAGCAGTCATTCAGCAAATGCAGGTGAGTCCTAATGAATATTGCTTACCTGCTTGTCTTTCAGTAGAATAtgtggtaatttttttttggcaatgtATGTGGATAGGATCAAGTTCCGGAATCTGATCGTTGTGTTGTTGGAGGTGTTCAAAACTCTCTACAGTCTGTGTTGGACTTGACCACTTATGTCATGGGCATAATAATATCTAATCCCCGGGTAATCTCTCACTTTGTTTTTTCGGTGAACCTTTGCATGGAATGTGAATCTATTTGCCAGCTCTATTGAGTTGTCATTATACTTGGTCCTTCTTGCAAATTATCCACCTCATAATTGCCTAGACTTTGACGTGTGGAAATTGATCTTCCATTTAGAGAAAGGATGGGAAACATAACGGAAGATGTCCTCATCCAGCAACACAAACGCTTGAAAATATTCACCTTTATTTGTGATATTGTATGAGCCTCCGCATGTTTGTCTCTATGGGCTTAATTTTAGCACACGCTCACACAACTGGCATAAACACTAATCAGAGAGGAAGGGACAGGAAAAACAAATATTTCATGCTAAACATTTTTTTGGGTCCTCCCGAAATCTCAATCTCAAGGTATTTGTTAGTTCTGTTGATTTGGGAAAATTGAAAAGTTCTGCTCTGGTTAATTTTCCTCTCTTCCCCTCTTTGGCCGATGATAAAATCACCAAGTTATACGAAAATTAACGAACTTTGAAGATCAACAGCTGAGGAACATCTTTCGTGGTTCTTTTCACCACAGTAGTCTTGAGGATTTACATTTTCCAACTCTTTAATACGATCTGCTGCCTTGTTGATTAGGACTTCTGGAAGTTGATAATCTTATCTTTGCTCGTGGTGACACTGGCTGCAGTACTGTACAGTATACACATTTATCGCGTAAGAAAGCATCTCTTTCATTTCGAGAAGCTGTATCCACTTGTCAGAATTGTTTTCAGGTCGACTTAGTTTTTGCTTTACTTCAGAACTTGATACGTAGATTTGTTTATTATGGCACTGCTTTCTGCTGTCAATTTCCGGCTTGGTTTTTCAAATAAGTTGGCATTAGTGTCGATTCCTGAAGATTTTAAAGTACAAACTCTTTTTCATCTGCATCAAGATAATAGTACACCACCACCAGAAAACGGCATGCATACACACCCCAAGAGAGAGACGAAGGGAAGCCAGGAAGAAAACATAATCTTGACCCAGGTGATGTGTTGCCATTGGACGATTTTGATTGGCAATAATGTTGCAAGACAACAAAGACGACGGTTGAAAACGAATGCAACTAACATCAAGGACATTTCAACTAGAAACCTGAGAAAGGCATTTTTCCTACGTACATGGATAGTCTAACAAATGATAGAGAGTCAAAAAGTTCACCAGTAAGTAATCAATTAGGCAGATATAGAAAATGAATTTTAGGTGGCCAAACCGAAATGCAGACCTGGTATGGTGGAAGGTTCTTCTGGATTCATGCGTAACTAAGTAGCATTTCATATGTTGCACGCTTTTTACCCCAATGATGATCATATGCGTTGCTCAAAGATACTGGAAAGTTAAGTTTGGTGACAAGTCAAAGGAGTACGTACTTGCCAGATCTCGACTTCCATAGTTCCATGTTTGACATAACTACTTGATTTGCCTCGAGGAAGCGGTCATCTCACGCTAAGGCAGAGTGTAATGTCAAGGGGAAAATCCTTGAACAAGGTCTGGAAGATTAGGATTTGCAGCTTTGAAGGTCCTTGTTAATACCAGTAATTGTTAGCCTGATTTGTGAAGTTGATCGGGATGCTGGAGCTCACTGCACAGACGTGGACTCGATAAGTTGTCACTGTAATCGCCTCGTTAGTTTGTGGAAGCCGTGTATACATTAATATGTTGTGATCCGAATCAGTGATGAGTTATGCCTGACAGTCAAAACTCCAAACAAGTCTCGATAACTCTcttctattgattttttttttttctttaactgTTTGTTGCCTAAGTTCGATATGACCAGAGGTTTTAAAGACGTCAGATCCTGGCCCCAAACTCTAATCTACTCTTTTTCTCTGGTATAGTGTGAGTGGTATGGTCGTAGTAGCAAGAAGATAACTAAAACGAAAACAGGGGACGCAGAACCATCTAATCTAGTGTTTGTGTCTAGAGGGGGCTATAGTATCCATAGCCTCCTTGCGATGCATCCACGACTTGTACATTAATATTAATAATATACTTGCATAGGTGTACATCTAGAGTGGATTGTTGTggatttaacttttttttatttatttttttcggTAGGGGAGggataaaatttaagaaataaGTAGAAGAAGTGAATTCAAGAAATTTGAATTTAGAATCTCTAGTTTTTGGATTTAACTTCTCTCTCAAGTCTTTTTCTATATTGAAATATTTTGTCGAGAAAACTTGATCTAATAACTAAAGTTAAAACTCCAAAAATTTAGAGGTTTTAGGATTAATATATCCATATTCTCTCTTCGCTTTTTAAATCTCAATACTCTCCTGTcaggacaaaaatcaaaatccaaataaaaagAATAACAAGTAGGGTAgtcaattaaaaaaataaaaaagcaaaTTGGTCAATAatatgggattttttttttcagcaattTTCTCAACCTAAAGATGCCCTGATTTCTTGTTTTGTACCTTCTAATTCGTTGCCCCTCTACCCGTGAAGTCAATATCCGGGAGTGAAAGCAGCTAGCCGGGAGTAGATGTCATCTTTGAGGTCCCCCCTTAAGACAACGATAACCGGACCGGTCCAACTGACATTACTCTGTACCAGTTGGTACCGCCCAAAAACTTTGTTTGTACGGCAAATACTATTCGAGATGGTACTATTTGATTTCAGGCCGTTGGGTATTCGGGCGTTGACCGTTGACTCCCAGCATAAAgaattgggataatttcaaaaacctccttTGAGGTTTCTCATACTTTCACTCGACTCCCCTAAGGTTTACATAATTACAAAGACCTCCCTTAATGTGATAAAAATATAACATTGCCCTTCATTTAATTGTCAGCTCATTAAAAAACTCTACTCTCTTATTTATTATCAAGCAATAACTCAAATTAAAGTTTTTCCTATTTAACTCTCTATTCTCTTTCTCCTATATCTTCTTTTATTCCAAAGTCATTAATTTGTTTCCATCAATCAAATATGTATTGTTGTTACTAACAAAACCACCTTGCATATCAACCATCACAGCTTGTCCATCTTGGTGTCTATTTCTCAACTTTATCTCTTTTATTACTATTAAATAGCTTATTTGAactctttttgtttttaatttttgatagGTATTAGCATGTTGAATCTGTCAAACAACAAGTTGAGTAAATATTTCATTATCAATCTAAATGAAAATGAATATAGCGATAGAGATAGTGACAatgataaaatcaaaaattaatGGTAGAAGTGGAAGATGgactaaataaaaattatactaTTATGATTATTATGGAAACAGTCTttctaatatatttataattgtattgtattgtatttttattttttatttgaattatTGGTGATGGTATTCCTACAGAGGCagaatttgaatgattttaaaCTTTGTACTGACAAAATATATTAGGTGTTGGTGATTAGTAGTGATGATTTAAACTATTTTGTATTAGAAAGGTGATAGTGTGGAATTGAAGTTTAGGAATATTGGTGAATACAATGTTGTTGTGTATTAAGCAAAACTTGAGTTTGATATGACATTATAGGTAAGATTTTATGTATTTGATGCAACGTTTTTACAATAGTTTGCACTGAAAGTCTTTTAAATAAAAGAGGGATTTTGGGATAAAGGTGAATGTTTAGTTAGTCGTGATTTGGATATTGATGAATAGGCACTGGTGAGAGTAGGCAAAATTTGAGGTTGATATGAAATTGTAGGTAAATTTTTACATATATGATGTGATGTTTTTAGTTGATTCAATAGTTTGTATTGAAATCTTTAGGTAAGAAAAGGGACTTGGAACAAAAGTAAATATTTATTCAGTGGTGATTTGGATATTGATGGGTAAGTACTAATAGTCACAAgcatgaatgaatgaaatagaGAGAGTGAACCATTTTTTGTCTTCATTACTAGGGAGGGACAACCCGCGCGACGCGCGGGAATTTGATACTTGTGATTCaagataattaataattattgtttaatattttataGTATAAGAACTAAAGTATGATGATTTATCATGTGattttaatagaaaaatcataagttaTATAGTGAGTCAATAAAACTAATGTGTAATGAAACATCCTTATcgttatactatataagaatccGTTGTAATCAAATGTTATGTTTGAATTTCAACTGCAAATATGAGGGTAGTTTGGAAATGTAAAAATAtttgaagtgcaattgaaaagtATCCAAAAGTCTCTTCTAAAAATTATCCATGATGataaaacattttaaagtatcaattggacCCTTCATCTCTTGAATCTATATATGTTCGTAAAAGATCCCTCAAGCAATGTTTCTGATTTCTCCCTCGACTTAAACTCAACCTGAATTATCAAGTCAAGTTTATCCATCAATCACTTTGCGTCcaatctaatctaaaataattttatttttgactaactatttatataatttggtgGGTATAATACGACTTAATCACATGTTTCTTACAGAGATAATAATGCCCAAAAATGATAGATAGATAAGAAACTTAAGTGGTCTTTTTCAAAGTTTCGTGAAACTATACAGATTTGGTGTTTTTTGCTAGGGGCATTTCTTTATAATCTCATAAATAAGTTCAAATCTGCATAATTGTTAAACATCTGAATTGAAACTATcttgattataaaaaattggtgcaaataatattttctaaatttgaaattgtagaaaatggtAACTAAAATCAGATGAAATTCCTCATATAAATTCAAATTGCAGACTGTAGGTAGAAACTGCTTAATGATATTTTCCAATGTTTACTTGTATAAGTATCCAATGTAGCATCTCTACTTAATTGACTTGTTTGAATTATGGATAATAGTTGCTTCAaccaaatcaagaaacattatTTATCATTGTACAACATACAATTGTAAGTAAATGAATTAATACAATGCAATCAAAATGGTGCTGTAGTTAAAGCATTTAAACTCATCAAGTTCCACTACAAATTCTTTTAGATAGcataaaaagtaaattttttgtatttgaaactaTATAAACAGTAGAATACAAGAACGAGATCATAACATGGAAACCAAATAGAGTGCAAATGACATCTTAGTACTATATAGCATGATTAGTactatcttttttatttttgaaattagaAGTATCAAAAAGCAAACTATATGGAGTTATTGAATAAATCAatcatcagaaaaaaaaaactacaatcGAAGAAGACAAACCCAAAGAACTCACCTCAATTTAAAGGAAAAGTTACGCCTTCCACCAAATATTTAATAGCCATAATAAAACCAAAGGGGTGAAaccgaaaaagaagaaagggtaTTAGCTAAACATGGGGGCATAAATATGATAATAATTGTTCAGATAATAATTAagttaattaattataattaaaatCTAATTATGCAAACATCCAATTAATTCCTCAACGGATGAGAAAGGTTCCAGAAAATTGGAAGGCTTTGATGTTAgtataataaatgattaaaaggGCTTTTATGTAATTCTATCAAAACACAAGTTTAATTCAGTTGTACTTGATACTTAATTTGGTATCAAATATTGTAACATACCAAACCTGCCCATAATCTTAAATGTCTGAAAGGTTATATAAGTAATTATAGTGAAATTAAACCTGTAATGACTTGTACTCAATGCTCCAATTACACTTCAAACACTCTCACATTTCCAAAATAGCCCTACCCTTGCGATTGAAATCTAAAGTCataaactcattcttatatagtataaggatttTTGTTGTGAATTATAACCCAAGAGCAATTTAgaatttttttgagaaaaaaccTAATCTTTTGGGCCTATAATGTTACTTAAACATTTTATAACCCAAGagcattttataattttttgagaaaaagaataaTCTTTTGGGCCTATAGTGTTACTTAAACATTAAAAATACGGGAGAtaagtatatttttaaaacttgagaGGAGCTTCTTGCAATTATTAAAAGTTTCAGGGGTGGTATGAGAAATTATCCCTAAGGAATTAGAGGCTGGCGATAGTGCACTTTGACCAGTGGTAACCAAAATCATTGGGGATGTACGAGCCAATACATTATGAATGTTAAATATTCCAATATctcttctttaaaaaaaaaattattttgttttgaatataATTTACAGCAATGACTACAATCATTTAATGAAAATTGAGGATAACCCCTCACCCATCTTTGATGAAGATACTCCAGTTTTCTTGCAACCTTTccttcaaaaaggaaaaaaaaaaaaaaagctttctTGCAACCTCCTGAGTATGCTAGCccttaatttatttattataacAAAAGCAACCGCTATTCAGATAAGAAGTAAGCTGGGCTGCTTCTGCCCCGCTCTTAACTGGTGTTGTGTAATGTCTCCCGTCTTTAGAACACACGGAAGTGGAGTTAGACGAGTGATTCACTGTTTGCATTATTAATCGCGCATCAAACTTTACCTACGAATTAAACTCTGAAACAAACTTATATATATCACCCAATATACCTCCCTCATTAAGACTCACTTTTTTCCGTGGAGCATATACATTTTGATGTCTCAATTTCATCCGCCTCCCTTAATCAGTACTATTCAACAAATGATCAATATGTGCTTTCTACCTAAGAACGATCTTtgttagaaataaaaacattcacAAAGTATGGGTGAAAGAGATGTAAATGAAAGGTTTCGAGTTTAAACGACGTCACATTTTCTCTGATGCTACTATCAGAAGGTTTAAACCTTCTTAATTTCAAGTATCATccaaaacccaaaaaataaaaaggagagagagaatgTGTGTGCGCGCGTGCAGCAATGCCAGCAGAGAGCCGCCAGTGATGACTGTCAGCGAATAAATGAGATGCTAAAAATCACCAGTTGGTGGCAAAAATGATCCATCAAATGAAAATGAAGAATTCCAGGATCCAGGTCGGTGGATGAATTGGGGTATTTGCAAGCGGATCCTCGCCAGTCGCCAGAATAATGAATAATCGCTCGCTGTAAGGGGCACATCCAAAACAAGTCAAGCCAATACGCCGAACACAAAGGAATAAAGTCCGCCTGCCTTCC is part of the Coffea eugenioides isolate CCC68of chromosome 6, Ceug_1.0, whole genome shotgun sequence genome and encodes:
- the LOC113772870 gene encoding solute carrier family 40 member 2-like gives rise to the protein MLNRPLISEPQEQQRQPLSFPPSLLNYLYVGHFLARWGARMWEFSVGLYMINVWPDSLALAAAYGVVESASTALVGPVVGRLVDKFTYIKVLRLWLLSQNFSFMIAGGTVVALLLYEDVKSENFIVFLSFILLINISGAVGGLSTLAGTILVEREWVVVISEGQHPGVLTKMNATIRRIDLVCKLFAPVVSGFIISFVSLTASALTLAIWNILSVCLQYWLLMSVYNGIPALSESSQKRVYRSLPTDSERSSLTDESRNSHYLGDNDLEPLDHGWMRKVIERISRISYFSAWKVYLEQDVVLPGIALALLYFTVLSFGTLMTAALVWQGIPAYIIGIARGISATIGILATFLYPVLESQLSTLRTGLWSIWSQWTCLVVCVASIWVPNKLGAAYLLMGGVALSRLGLWMFDLAVIQQMQDQVPESDRCVVGGVQNSLQSVLDLTTYVMGIIISNPRDFWKLIILSLLVVTLAAVLYSIHIYRVRKHLFHFEKLYPLVRIVFRST